Proteins encoded by one window of Antechinus flavipes isolate AdamAnt ecotype Samford, QLD, Australia chromosome 4, AdamAnt_v2, whole genome shotgun sequence:
- the TMEM256 gene encoding transmembrane protein 256 isoform X1, with amino-acid sequence MAGLSAAFRRLGAVSGASALGLATYGAHGANIQDSYHKELFEKTNKHHFFHSLALLCVPLCSKPVWVSFRMPPNLFIFWPAQLSTPLKADFQRGTRGRDSAYLWDLILLWQLLLSGPDRRH; translated from the exons ATGGCTGGACTTTCTGCTGCTTTTCGCCGTTTAGGCGCTGTGTCCGGAGCCAGTGCCTTGGGGTTGGCCACTTACGGAGCGCATG GTGCGAACATCCAGGATTCGTATCATAAGGAG cTTTTTGAGAAAACCAACAAACACCACTTCTTTCATAGTCTGGCTTTGCTTTGCGTTCCCCTCTGCAGCAAGCCAGTTTGGGTAAGTTTCAGGATGCCTCCAAACCTGTTCATCTTCTGGCCTGCACAATTATCAACTCCACTAAAAGCTGATTTTCAGCGAGGAACAAGAG GCAGGGACTCTGCTTACCTCTGGGATCTCATTCTTCTGTGGCAGCTTTTACTATCAGGCCCTGACAGAAGACACTAA
- the TMEM256 gene encoding transmembrane protein 256 isoform X2 — MAGLSAAFRRLGAVSGASALGLATYGAHGANIQDSYHKELFEKTNKHHFFHSLALLCVPLCSKPVWAGTLLTSGISFFCGSFYYQALTEDTKAMSIAPVGGCLLILGWLALTL; from the exons ATGGCTGGACTTTCTGCTGCTTTTCGCCGTTTAGGCGCTGTGTCCGGAGCCAGTGCCTTGGGGTTGGCCACTTACGGAGCGCATG GTGCGAACATCCAGGATTCGTATCATAAGGAG cTTTTTGAGAAAACCAACAAACACCACTTCTTTCATAGTCTGGCTTTGCTTTGCGTTCCCCTCTGCAGCAAGCCAGTTTGG GCAGGGACTCTGCTTACCTCTGGGATCTCATTCTTCTGTGGCAGCTTTTACTATCAGGCCCTGACAGAAGACACTAAGGCAATGTCAATTGCCCCTGTGGGGGGCTGCCTGCTTATTCTTGGCTGGCTTGCCCTAACTCTTTGA